The genomic DNA GGTCCCGGGTCCTCGAGGCTCCGGTCAACGCGGTGGCGCCGGGAGAGTTCGTGATGGTGGTGCAGGAGTCGGGCCCGCGGTTGGGGTTCCAGCGCGTCGCGGACCCCACGCCAGGGAAGAACCGGGTGCACCTGGATTTCGCCGCCCCGGATCTGGAACAGGAGGTGCAGCGCCTGGTCTCCCTCGGGGCCGTGGAAGCCGGGCGCCACGACTTCGGGCCGGAGTTCACCTGGGCGGTGCTCCGCGATCCCGACGGCAACGCGTTCTGCGTGGCCGCGGCGTCCGGTGACTGAGAGCGTCACCGGCTAGATTCGCTGCGTGCTGCTGTCGATCGTCGCCATCTCGATGGTGCTGGCAGCGTGGGCGCTCACCGCCCGGCGGCTCGAGGCCCTGCGGGTGTCCACCCCGCTGCTGCTGGTGGTCGTGGGCGCGGTGGTGGAATACACCACCCACGGCACCTTGGCGGACACGCTGAACTCGGAGACCGCCGAGCACGCGGCGCAGATCATCCTGGCGGTGCTGCTGTTCGTCGACGCCAACGCCATCCGCTCCGGTCTGTTGGGGGCCTACCCGCGCTCGGCCACCCGGCTGCTGTTCCTGGCCTTGCCGTTGAGTCTGGGAATGGCTGTGGCGCTGGGGCTCTGGCTGCTTCCGGGGCTGTCGTGGCCGATCGTGCTGATCATCGCCTGCATCGTGGTGCCCATCGACTTCGCGCCGGCGCCGTCGGCCATCCGCGACGGGCAGTTACCGGGCCGGGTCCGCAAGCTGCTCAACGTCGAAGCCGGGTACAACGACGGCATCGTCTCGCCGATCTTCGTGTTCGCCCTGGCGATGGCCGACCACCAGGACGGCGCGGACACCTTCGCCGAACAGCTGCGCGCCGCGGTACCGGAGGCGGTGCTGGCCATCGTGGTCGGGCTGTGTGTGGGCGGGGGCCTCGCCGTGGCCGCCAACGCCGCCGACCGGGCGGGGCTGACCACCCGCCAGTCGGGCCGGGTGCTCGTGGTGGCCGCACCGGCGCTGGCGTACACGCTGAGCCTGGTGGTGGACGCCAACGGCTTCGTGGCCGCTTTCCTCTGCGGCATCGGGTACCACGTCTTCCGGCACGCGGCCGACCCCGAGGAGCAGCTGGAACTGCTCGACGACATCGGCTTCCTGCTCACCTCGGCCATGTGGTTCGTCCTCGGCGGTGTGGCGTTGATCGCATACTGGCGCGCCGACCTGACCGTGGGCATCGTGGTGTTCTGCCTCCTCGCTCTGACGGTGGTTCGGATGCTCCCGGTGGAGATCGCGATGCTGAAATCTGGTTTCCCCTGGTCAGAGCGATTGCTGCTGGGCTGGCTGGGGCCGCGGGGCGCGTCGTCGATCGTGTTCGGGCTGCTGGCGTTCAACGTCATCGACGGCAGCGAGGAGAACACCATCCTGTTGATCCTGGTGGTGGTGGTGCTGGGGAGCGTTGTGGTGCACGGAATCGGGGCCCCCGCGGCGGCGCGGGCATTCGCCCGCGCGCGGAGCGAATAAACTGTTCCGGTGACGTCTGAGCTCACCCAAGACCTGGACACGGTGGAGCGGGCAGCCGCCACCCCCGAGCAACCGCAGCCCTTCCGCGAGTTGGGCCTCAAAGACGACGAGTACGAGCGGATCCGCGAGATCCTCGGTCGCCGTCCCACCGATGCCGAACTGGCCATGTACTCGGTGATGTGGAGCGAGCACTGCTCCTACAAGTCCTCGAAGGTGCATCTGCGCTACTTCGGTGAGACCACCACCGACGAGATGCGCGCCGGCATGCTGGCGGGCATCGGCGAGAACGCCGGCGTCGTCGACATCGGCGACGGCTGGGCCGTCACCTTCAAGGTGGAATCGCACAACCACCCGTCCTACGTCGAGCCCTACCAGGGCGCGGCCACCGGCGTCGGCGGCATCGTCCGCGACATCATGGCGATGGGTGCCCGGCCGGTCGCGGTCATGGACCAGCTGCGCTTCGGCGCCGCCGACGCCCCCGACACCCGCCGGGTGCTCGACGGGGTGGTCCGCGGGGTCGGCGGCTACGGCAACTCGCTGGGCCTGCCCAACATCGGCGGCGAGACCGTCTTCGACGAGTCCTACGCGGGCAACCCCCTGGTGAACGCGCTGTGTGTGGGTGTGCTGCGCAAAGAGGACCTGCACCTGGCCTTCGCCTCGGGCAAGGGCAACAAGATCATCCTGTTCGGCGCGCGGACCGGCCTCGACGGCATCGGCGGGGTGTCGGTGCTGGCGTCGGACACCTTCGGCGGCGACGAGTCGGGTGCCGGCCGCAAGAAGCTGCCCAGTGTGCAGGTGGGCGACCCGTTCATGGAGAAGGTGCTCATCGAGTGCTGTCTCGAGCTGTACGCCGCCGGCGTGGTGATCGGCATCCAGGATCTTGGCGGCGCCGGATTGTCCTGTGCGACTTCGGAACTCGCTGCCGCCGGCGACGGTGGCATGGCCATCGAGTTGGACCAGGTGCCGCTGCGGGCAAAGGTGATGACCCCCGCCGAGATCCTCTCCAGCGAGTCCCAGGAGCGGATGTGCGCGGTGGTGGCCCCGGAGAACGTCGACGCCTTCATGGCCATCTGCCGCAAGTGGGAAGTGCTGGCGTCGGTCATCGGCGAGGTCACCGACGGTGACCGCCTGCACATCACCTGGCACGGCGAGACCGTCGTCGACGTGCCGCCGCGCACGGTGGCTCACGAGGGCCCCGTCTACTCGCGGCCGGTGCAACGCCCCGACAACCAGGACGCCTTGATTGCCGACACCACCGCGGCGCTGCCGCGCCCGCAGACCGCTGACGAGTTGCGGGCCACCGTCCTGGCCATGCTCGGCAGTCCCCACCTGTGCAGCCGCGCGTTCATCACCGAGCAGTACGACCGCTACGTGCGCGGCAACACCGTGCTGGCCGAGCACGCCGACGGCGGGGTGCTGCGCATCGACGAGCAGACCGGCCGCGGCATCGCGCTGTCCACCGACGCCTCGGGGCGCTACACCCAGCTGGACCCCTACACCGGTGCGCAGCTGGCGCTGGCCGAGGCCTACCGCAATGTCGCTGTCACCGGTGCCGCGCCCGTCGCCGTGACGAACTGCCTGAACTTCGGCTCGCCCGAGGACCCGGGTGTGATGTGGCAGTTCTCCCAGGCGGTACGCGGGCTCGCCGACGGCTGTGCGGCCCTGGGCATTCCGGTGACCGGGGGCAACGTCAGCTTCTACAACCAGACCGGTTCGACGGCCATCCTGCCCACCCCGGTGGTGGGTGTGCTGGGCGTGATCGACGACGTGGCCCGGCGGATCCCGACCGGCTTCGGTACCGAACCCGGCGAGACGCTGATCCTGCTGGGTGACACCCGCGACGAGTTCGACGGATCCATCTGGGCGCAGGTCACTGCGGGCCATCTCGGTGGCGTGCCGCCGAAGGTGGACCTGGCCCGCGAGAAGCTGCTGGCCGAGGTGCTGGCCGCGGCCTCGCGTGACGGACTGGTCTCCGCGGCCCACGATCTGTCCGAAGGCGGTCTGATGCAGGCTGTCGTCGAGGGTGCGCTGGCCGGGGAAACCGGGTGCCGGATCCTGCTGCCCGAGGGCTCGGATGCGTTTGTGCAGCTGTTCTCCGAGTCCAGCGGCCGCGTGCTGGTGGCCGTGCCCCGCACCGAGGAGAGCCGCTTCGTCTCGATGTGCGAGGCCCGCGGCCTGCCGGCCGTGCGGATCGGCGTGGTGGACCAGGGGTCCGACAGCGTCGAGGTCCAGGGCCAGTTCAGCATTCCGCTGACCGAACTGCGCAGCACCTGGGAAGGTGTGCTGCCGGCTCTGTTCGCGTGACGTCATTGCGATGACCACGCAGCGCCACCCCCTGCTCGAGTGGGCCTGGGGGCTGGTGCGGCTGGATTTTGTGGGCGCAGCGGTGGGCACACTCTTCTTCTGCCTGTCGCTCACACCGTCGCTGCTGCCGCGGGACTGGCTGTTCGCCGGGCTGATCGGTGGCATCAACGCCGCCATCGGCTACGGGCTGGGGGTGGCCGTCGGGAAACTGTTCCGGCGCTTGGTGCTTCGTCGCAAGACGTGGTGGCCACCGTCGAAACGGGTGCTGTGGGTGCTGAAGACGACCACCGTGGTGGCCTCGGTGGTTGCCTGTCTGGTCATCGTGGTGCCCGCCGCGGCGTGGCAGCGTCAGGTCTCGGCGCTGATGGGTATCCAGGGTCCGGCCACCGCGGGCTACTACCGGACGGTGCTGCTGGCCGTGGTGGTCGGCGGCGCCCTGGTGGGGGTGGCACGCATCCTGCTGGACGCGGTGAAGGTGATGGCCCGCTTCCTGATCCGGCGCTGGCGGGTCAACGACGAGGTGGCGCTGTTCATCGGCACCGCGGTGGTGGCGGTGGTGGTGATCACCTTGGTCAACGGCGTGCTGCTGCGGGGGTTCCTGGTCGGCGCCAACTGGCTGTTCCAGCCGCAGGACTACACCACCCGCCCCGGTGTCGAGCAGCCGCTGGCCTCCGAAAGATCAGGGAGCCCGCAGTCTTTCGCCGCCTGGGACACCCTGGGCTTCCAGGGCCGGAACTTCGTGGCGGGCGGGCCCGACGCCGCCGAGCTGGAGCAGATCAACGGCCGGCCCGCGCAGGAGCCGGTGCGGGTGTACGCCGGCCTGCAGACCGCCGAGACCGCCGAACAGCGCATGGCCGTGCTGCTTTCGGAACTCGAGCGCACCGGGGCCTTCGAGCGCGAGCTGCTGGTGATCGTCCCCACCACCGGCACCGGCTGGGTGAACCCGGTGGCGGCCCGCGCGCTGGAGCTGATGTACAACGGCGACACCGCCATGGTGGCGCTGCAGTATTCGTATCTGCCCAGCTGGATCTCGTTCCTGGGGGACCGCGAGACGTCGATGGACTCGGGTCGCATGCTGATCGACGCCGTGCACGAGCGGTGGGTGCGGCTGCCGCAGGAGCAGCGCCCACAACTGGTGCTCTACGGCGAGAGTCTGGGATCGATGGCCGGGCAGGCGGCATTCGACTTCCTGCCGGACATCAACCGGATGGGATTCGATGCGGTGCTCTGGGTGGGGCCGCCGAACGCCAGCCCGCTGTGGGATGCGCTGGTGGTGCGCCGGGACCCGGGCACGCCCGAGGTGCATCCCCGCTACGACGGCGGGCGCACCGTCCGGTTCTCTCCGGCCAACGATCCCGCCGACATCGTGGCCGACACCGCGGCGCCGTGGGACGGCACGCGAGTGTTGTTCCTGCAGCACCCTTCCGATCCGATCGTCTGGTGGTCCCCGGAACTGCTGTTCTCCGAACCGGATTGGCTGCAGGAACCGGCGGGCCGCGATCGGACGAAATCCATGCGGTGGTATCCGATCGTGACCTTCTGGCAGGTGGGGGCCGACATGACCAACGCGGCCTCGGTGCCGGGTGGGCACGGCCACAACTACGGCGAATCCGTCCTCGACGGCTGGGTGGCGGTGGCTCCGCCGCCGGGGTGGACGCCGGCGGACACCCAGCGGGTCAGGGCCGCGCTGGACGAATCCGCGGCCGACGATGAATCGTGACAGGCGGACAGCGCTGACGGTGGCGGCCGCGCTGGTGGGCTGGAGCTTCACCGCCGGGCTGGCGATCCCGGGGCGCCGGGGGGTGCAGGCCGGTCTGGCCAGCGCGCTGGCGCGGCGGGCGGGTGTGCGCGCGCAACCCGGCCGGGGTGCGGCCCACGGAGCGGTCGCGGCGGCGGTGGTGGCCCTCGGCGTGGCAGCCTCGACTGCCCTGCCTGCGGTGCGAGAAGGCATGCGGCAGCGGGAGTTGCCCCGTCCGACATGGCGGTGGCTGGCCGTCGACATCCCCGTGGGCACCGTCTGGTCCGAAGAGGCGGCCTACCGCGGGGCGTTGGCGACCTATGCGGCACGAGGTTTCGGCCCCCGCTGGGGAAAAGTGTTGCAGGCCATGGCCTTCGGTCTGAGTCACATCGCGGATGCGCGCGCGGCGGGCGAGCCGGTGGCCGGTACTGTGCTGATCACCGGCCTGGCGGGCTGGGTGTTCGCCACCCTGGCCGAGCGCAGTGGCAGTCTGTTGGCGCCCGCCCTGGTGCACCTGGCCGTCAACGAGGCGGGTGCGATCGCCGCGCTGGTGGTGCAGCGCCGCTAGTCCGCGGTGGTGGGCACGTCCCGGCTGTCGACCTTCAGCAGATGGGCGTCGGTGTCGGTGTCGTCGATGCCGAAGCTGATGATGCGGCGCGGCGTGATCCTGATGATCGCCGCATCCCCGGCCTCGGCTTGCTGGGCGGTGCCGCGGATCTCCAGACAGCGCACCCGCCACGGATCGCGGGACGCGATGTCGTCGACCACGAACGCGACCACGCCGTTGGTCGTCAGATTGCGGAACTTCTGGCTGCGCTCCATTCGGTAGCCGTGGATGTCGATGGTGCCGAGGTCTGGGTTGTAGGTGAACCCCACGGGGCTGTTCTGCAGGGTGCCGTCCGGTTGCCGGGTGGCCAACCGGCCCAGGTCCGCCGATTCCAGATAGGCGATTTCGTGCGGTTTGAAGGTCATGGCGCCACGGTAGGTACTCAACAAGGGTTGAGGTCAATACTGGGGACATGCCCGCCCGCAACGCCGCCGACCCGGCGAAGACCCGCACCGCAGTCCTGGCCGCCGAGGCCTGGCTTCGAGACGCCGCGCTGCCCCAGCCGCCGCGCGCGGCGCTGGCGGAGGCGGTGCGACTGACCGCGCGCAGCCTGGCCGCATCGGCACCCGGCGCCTCCGTGGAGGTGCGGGTGCCGCCCTTTGTCGCAGTGCAGTGCATCGAGGGACTGCGCCACACCCGCGGCACCCCACCCAACGTGGTGGAAACCGATCCGCGCACCTGGTTGCTGTTGGCCACCGGTCTGGTGACCCTGGACGACGCGGTGGCCCGTGGCAGTCTGCAGATGTCGGGATCGCGTGCCCGCGAGATCGCCGCGTGGTTGCCGGTGGTGCCGCTGAGCGCGGCGTGACAGAGATCACCGGAACCGGCGCTGCGCCGGTTGTTTCGCTGCGGGGCGCTGGTCACCGCGGAATGGGGGACGACGGCGTGGCGTTACACGACACGCAAACCGCCTTGTCACTGGTATGAATACGTCCGCATCAGACCGTAGACTGAGGCGCGTCACCCGAACGCTTCCCAGGAGCAGCCCCCACGTGACCGCTGAACCGATCGAACTCGAGAACGCCCCTGCTGAAGAATGCGGGGTGTTCGGAGTCTGGGCCCCTGGCGAGGACGTAGCCAAGCTCACCTACTACGGCCTCTACGCACTGCAGCATCGCGGGCAGGAGGCGGCGGGCATCGCGGTCGCCGACGGCTCGCAGGTGCTGGTGTTCAAGGACCTCGGGCTGGTCAGCCAGGTCTTCGACGAGCAGACCCTGGGCGCCATGCCCGGTCACGTCGCCGTCGGGCACTGCCGCTACTCCACCACCGGTTCCACCACGTGGGAGAACGCCCAGCCGGTGTTCCGCAACACCGCGGCGGGCACGGGAGTGGCGCTGGGGCACAACGGCAACCTGGTCAACACCGCCGAGCTGGCTGCGCGCGCCCGCGACGAAGGTCTGATGAGCAACCGCGGCGAGACCGCCGCCACCACCGACTCCGACATCCTGGGAGCGCTGCTGGCCCACGGCGCAGCCGACTCCAGCCTGGAGCAGGCCGCTCTGGAACTGCTGCCCACGGTGCGGGGCGCCTTCTGTCTCACCTTCATGGACGAGAACACCCTCTACGCCGCCCGTGACCCGCACGGTGTGCGCCCGCTGTCGCTCGGACGGTTGGACCGCGGTTGGGTGGTGGCCTCCGAGACCGCCGCGCTCGACATCGTGGGCGCGTCCTTCGTCCGCGACATCGAACCCGGTGAGCTGTTGGCCATCGACGCCGACGGTGTGCGGTCCAGCCGCTTCGCCAACCCCACCCCGAAGGGCTGCGTCTTCGAGTACGTCTACCTGGCCCGGCCCGACAGCACCATCGGCGGCCGGTCGGTGCATTCCACCCGCGTCGACATCGGCCGGCGCCTGGCCCGGGAACAGCCCGTCGACGGTGACCTGGTGATCGGAGTGCCGGAATCCGGTACCCCGGCGGCCGTCGGGTACGCCCAGGAGTCCGGCATCCCGTTCGGGCAAGGCCTGATGAAGAACGCCTATGTGGGCCGCACCTTCATCCAGCCGTCGCAGACCATCCGCCAGCAGGGCATCCGGCTCAAGCTCAACCCGCTGCGCGACATGATCCGGGGCAAGCGCCTGATCGTCGTCGACGATTCGATCGTCCGCGGCAACACCCAGCGTGCCCTGATCCGCATGCTCCGCGAGGCCGGCGCCGTCGAGGTGCACGTCCGGATCGCGTCGCCGCCGGTGAAGTGGCCGTGCTTTTACGGCATCGACTTCGCCTCACCCGCCGAGCTGATCGCCAACGCGGCCAATGACGGCGGCGGCGAGA from Mycolicibacterium tokaiense includes the following:
- a CDS encoding VOC family protein — protein: MTTLAVEMITFDCLDPDALAQWWSRVLEAPVNAVAPGEFVMVVQESGPRLGFQRVADPTPGKNRVHLDFAAPDLEQEVQRLVSLGAVEAGRHDFGPEFTWAVLRDPDGNAFCVAAASGD
- a CDS encoding cation:proton antiporter domain-containing protein, with translation MLLSIVAISMVLAAWALTARRLEALRVSTPLLLVVVGAVVEYTTHGTLADTLNSETAEHAAQIILAVLLFVDANAIRSGLLGAYPRSATRLLFLALPLSLGMAVALGLWLLPGLSWPIVLIIACIVVPIDFAPAPSAIRDGQLPGRVRKLLNVEAGYNDGIVSPIFVFALAMADHQDGADTFAEQLRAAVPEAVLAIVVGLCVGGGLAVAANAADRAGLTTRQSGRVLVVAAPALAYTLSLVVDANGFVAAFLCGIGYHVFRHAADPEEQLELLDDIGFLLTSAMWFVLGGVALIAYWRADLTVGIVVFCLLALTVVRMLPVEIAMLKSGFPWSERLLLGWLGPRGASSIVFGLLAFNVIDGSEENTILLILVVVVLGSVVVHGIGAPAAARAFARARSE
- the purL gene encoding phosphoribosylformylglycinamidine synthase subunit PurL — its product is MTSELTQDLDTVERAAATPEQPQPFRELGLKDDEYERIREILGRRPTDAELAMYSVMWSEHCSYKSSKVHLRYFGETTTDEMRAGMLAGIGENAGVVDIGDGWAVTFKVESHNHPSYVEPYQGAATGVGGIVRDIMAMGARPVAVMDQLRFGAADAPDTRRVLDGVVRGVGGYGNSLGLPNIGGETVFDESYAGNPLVNALCVGVLRKEDLHLAFASGKGNKIILFGARTGLDGIGGVSVLASDTFGGDESGAGRKKLPSVQVGDPFMEKVLIECCLELYAAGVVIGIQDLGGAGLSCATSELAAAGDGGMAIELDQVPLRAKVMTPAEILSSESQERMCAVVAPENVDAFMAICRKWEVLASVIGEVTDGDRLHITWHGETVVDVPPRTVAHEGPVYSRPVQRPDNQDALIADTTAALPRPQTADELRATVLAMLGSPHLCSRAFITEQYDRYVRGNTVLAEHADGGVLRIDEQTGRGIALSTDASGRYTQLDPYTGAQLALAEAYRNVAVTGAAPVAVTNCLNFGSPEDPGVMWQFSQAVRGLADGCAALGIPVTGGNVSFYNQTGSTAILPTPVVGVLGVIDDVARRIPTGFGTEPGETLILLGDTRDEFDGSIWAQVTAGHLGGVPPKVDLAREKLLAEVLAAASRDGLVSAAHDLSEGGLMQAVVEGALAGETGCRILLPEGSDAFVQLFSESSGRVLVAVPRTEESRFVSMCEARGLPAVRIGVVDQGSDSVEVQGQFSIPLTELRSTWEGVLPALFA
- a CDS encoding alpha/beta hydrolase: MTTQRHPLLEWAWGLVRLDFVGAAVGTLFFCLSLTPSLLPRDWLFAGLIGGINAAIGYGLGVAVGKLFRRLVLRRKTWWPPSKRVLWVLKTTTVVASVVACLVIVVPAAAWQRQVSALMGIQGPATAGYYRTVLLAVVVGGALVGVARILLDAVKVMARFLIRRWRVNDEVALFIGTAVVAVVVITLVNGVLLRGFLVGANWLFQPQDYTTRPGVEQPLASERSGSPQSFAAWDTLGFQGRNFVAGGPDAAELEQINGRPAQEPVRVYAGLQTAETAEQRMAVLLSELERTGAFERELLVIVPTTGTGWVNPVAARALELMYNGDTAMVALQYSYLPSWISFLGDRETSMDSGRMLIDAVHERWVRLPQEQRPQLVLYGESLGSMAGQAAFDFLPDINRMGFDAVLWVGPPNASPLWDALVVRRDPGTPEVHPRYDGGRTVRFSPANDPADIVADTAAPWDGTRVLFLQHPSDPIVWWSPELLFSEPDWLQEPAGRDRTKSMRWYPIVTFWQVGADMTNAASVPGGHGHNYGESVLDGWVAVAPPPGWTPADTQRVRAALDESAADDES
- a CDS encoding Rv0804 family intramembrane glutamic endopeptidase, with product MNRDRRTALTVAAALVGWSFTAGLAIPGRRGVQAGLASALARRAGVRAQPGRGAAHGAVAAAVVALGVAASTALPAVREGMRQRELPRPTWRWLAVDIPVGTVWSEEAAYRGALATYAARGFGPRWGKVLQAMAFGLSHIADARAAGEPVAGTVLITGLAGWVFATLAERSGSLLAPALVHLAVNEAGAIAALVVQRR
- a CDS encoding PPOX class F420-dependent oxidoreductase — translated: MTFKPHEIAYLESADLGRLATRQPDGTLQNSPVGFTYNPDLGTIDIHGYRMERSQKFRNLTTNGVVAFVVDDIASRDPWRVRCLEIRGTAQQAEAGDAAIIRITPRRIISFGIDDTDTDAHLLKVDSRDVPTTAD
- a CDS encoding sterol carrier family protein; amino-acid sequence: MPARNAADPAKTRTAVLAAEAWLRDAALPQPPRAALAEAVRLTARSLAASAPGASVEVRVPPFVAVQCIEGLRHTRGTPPNVVETDPRTWLLLATGLVTLDDAVARGSLQMSGSRAREIAAWLPVVPLSAA
- the purF gene encoding amidophosphoribosyltransferase, with the protein product MTAEPIELENAPAEECGVFGVWAPGEDVAKLTYYGLYALQHRGQEAAGIAVADGSQVLVFKDLGLVSQVFDEQTLGAMPGHVAVGHCRYSTTGSTTWENAQPVFRNTAAGTGVALGHNGNLVNTAELAARARDEGLMSNRGETAATTDSDILGALLAHGAADSSLEQAALELLPTVRGAFCLTFMDENTLYAARDPHGVRPLSLGRLDRGWVVASETAALDIVGASFVRDIEPGELLAIDADGVRSSRFANPTPKGCVFEYVYLARPDSTIGGRSVHSTRVDIGRRLAREQPVDGDLVIGVPESGTPAAVGYAQESGIPFGQGLMKNAYVGRTFIQPSQTIRQQGIRLKLNPLRDMIRGKRLIVVDDSIVRGNTQRALIRMLREAGAVEVHVRIASPPVKWPCFYGIDFASPAELIANAANDGGGEMLEAVRHAIGADTLGYISIDGMIGATEQPASRLCAACFDGNYPIELPSETALGKNVIEHMLSNAARAGVVQPENDNASALRRP